The following DNA comes from Bombus terrestris chromosome 2, iyBomTerr1.2, whole genome shotgun sequence.
GACGCGAATTCCCGCGGTTTCCGTTGCTTCCTCGACGCTCCAAGATTCCTAGATTCCTCGAAGAACGCCGGTAATTACGTCGATAAGAATCTCGCATAATTCACGTGGTTGGAATAACTCTTAGGCATCGTGGCTAATTTTCTTCTCCTATGACTGGAAAGAGGGAAGGTGTCGATAGAGCTTGATCCAACGTTCGtcgagaaaggagaaaaaagttAGACACGGATATGTTCGCCGACCAATGAACCGTGTCGATTGGGACATGAAATTGGGAAAGGAAAGGGTGACGTATAAAATTGGTCTGGCTGAACGATCGACGAGAATTTCCAGAGGTCCCGAAACGATGGAGGTCCTTGATCGGTACACGCCCACTTTTTCGCTGTTCCAATTAGGCGAGCACCCTTGTGCACGTTTTATTTGGTAGTTGATTGGTGTCGAGCAGACAGTAGTGGAAATTAATGAAGACGGTTTCCGGGGTAGGATATGCCGAACAGTTATTGGCCCTCGAATAATTTCGCTGAAATTCGCGGATTTTACAGGTGTTTAGTCGACAATGCAATTAGCAGCAACACGGTCCACTAGACAGCCAATAGGATATCCGCGATACACGCGTTTATACGATCGACGGAAATTAGGAATGTGAACGGAATAAATCGATGATCGAGATGAGCCCTTGAGAAGATGCAAACATTTAAAGCACCATTTTTGTTCGTGTAAAATGTTACGAAATTTTATTACGAGATTTTGTAGGTTTTTCATCTTTACCTAGATGTAACGCGCGTTAAGTTTCTCATAGAATAAATGTCTTAATtgctcaatttttttttttttttttttttttatagcacaAGAGAATAACACAAAGTATCGTATCTTCCAAAGATAAactctaaaaataatatttcttacacTATCGGTTTTCTCTATCTATCTTCAACATGGTTTATGAACGGTTCGATCTTTCAATGTACATAAAGAAATACCAATATCAGCGTTCGAAAAATTCCGTAAAAAAGAAGAGCAACGATAACGATGATTAAATAGCGTTATCGTCTGTATTGAGTAAAAGCAAAATGTGTTTCTAAGCAAACCTGCGATATTCGCAACCGCATAGGTTTTTAGGTTCGGAGGGGTCATTGAAGACACCCCATACATATTCATAGCGACTATTTACCTAAGGCCAGAAAAGAACTGTTAAGAACGAAAGCAACGTATCGCATTAATGCAAGGGTCCTCGAAGATCCTACGAATACGTAGGTATATGCAAATGACACCATTGCCGCCGAGGAAACCTTTAAATCACACATCGAGGCTACCAATAACATCGTCGACGATCATAATACAAGACCGCCTTTATGCTCGCTGTACCAGCGAGAGTAGCAAGATGTTCGTCCTCGACTTTAAAAGGATCACGTTCTAAGTACCGTAACATGCAATAACAGCCTTTCATCGGATATAATTCGTAGCAggattaaaataacaaatagacCAGAGAGCGACGCGTGTTGCATGTCGTAATTAACATACACCGTTCGACGTGGAGCAACAAGTTTTTATAAGAAACGAAGTTTGTTAATCGTTCCCAGGGCACCTGATTCTCGCATAGAATTACCGGACACGCCATTGATATCTCGTTCCAAACGAACAACCGAGTAACAACTTCCAAGTTTCACGCGATATCTTATTATACCGTTGAATTTGCATCTGATTATAcctaaatgaaataaaagatgaaaaatccGAAATCAACGTTGGCGCGCGCTCGAAAAGAAAAGGATCTGTTACAAGAATTAGAAAATTTCCGACGATGCAGATAGGTGAGCAAATTACCGTCACGGACAAATTTCAGACAGATCTCGGttatttaaatttctctccttccCACCTTCCCACCGTATTCTTCTTATCTCGGCTCGTTCACTGGAACAGTTGAAACGCGAAATAAGGTAGATACAAAGCGAATCTTTTTTTTCCCCCCTTCAAAACGAATGCCCCGGTAAATTTATACATCACAATTCACCGCGCATCGCGGCCATTAACGCGTCGACGACCGGGGAACATGACGGCCATGGTACATCAACCTTCGTGAGGAAACCGAGCTGCCCGGTCCAAAGTACCAAAAGGAGCCACGCCGTGCTTTTATCGCGAGTAATTCGGGCCACGATCGTACGTATACGGTGTCTAATAAATTCGTGAATGGCCAGCCAGCGACTGAAATGTTCTACACACCCACGCGTAACGCACACGAATTGCCATCGTGCAACGGTCGctctcactcactctctctctctctctctctctctctccttttttctttctatggGTTTCGTCTATGGTTGTGTGCGCGCGTGCCTCGATTCCCGAGGTTGTTGGCGTTTGGTTGCGCGCTTAGGGTGGGTACCGAGCCGACGAACCGACATGGGGGCACCAAGAGAGAGCGGATATTATCGCCAAACGTTAATTTGGTCGAGGCCCGGCCTACCTTCCAATTTTCGAGCCCTTACACGCCCACTTACGAGATTGTCCGTTAATGCTCCGAAACGTCGGGACGCGTTTTCGACGCCCGCGTTTTACCGCCACGGAGAGCTTCACGGACTTGGCGTACGGCCGACGGGTACATCTCGGACGAGGCTTCTCTTTAGACTTTAGACTCTCTCGGCCTTTGCATACGAGACACACGTGTTGCCAGAGTACCGTACGTGTATACTTGAAAGGGTAAATAGAGTTCAACTCGAGCAGCAAGTCTTAGAGACGAAGGGTAGTGGATCTGCAGGTGTTGGACATTTCTAGACGTATAGAGCTTTTTAGAGTTTAGAACTGCAGCTATTAAGACTTTAAATAGCATGCTTTTAAGTTAGACTCTGTTAACCAGAGGTCTAATTACGAGCAGAAGACTTTTAGACAAAAGGAATTCAAAGTTTTTAAGGTTTTCATCAAAGGTAGCCTGTAATTAGAATTTCAAAGACGACAGGCGAAATACAAGAGGAATACAAGAGGCATTTTACGAAAAAGGAAGGGTATTTGCAAATTTAACATCGATAACGCTCGTGTATGCGCGTACAGCCTGATAACGCTGGTAATAGTGTAATGTTAACGGAGCAAGGGCGGTCGTATGACGGAGAGCATCGCGATAAAATTAAATGGAACGTCGAAGAAAGGAACGACGCGTCTCCGATTGGACGCTAAGAAAACAGGGAAAACCGTATTTCAGTCTGTGCCTTAACATTCCCGCGTGGACGCGCGCATCACATACGCCCGCGCGCCTAATTTATGTAACACAGAACAAATATACTCGTGGTAGCGTACGGCGCGTACGTAAAGCGCGGTAGaagcaaagaaaataaatacgGGACGGAACAAGTGGAACGTCCGCGAGAAGCAAGAAAATAGTTCGCGCGGCGATTCGTAGACCCAAAATAGGGCGGTGTGAACAGCAGGAAACTTTACTATACACCGTGCAACGTGGAGTAGGAGAGGCGCGTGTATTTGGCGTGTGTGAGCGCTGTTGGAAAGAACCGGTTATATAGCAACCGTCCTCCACCTTCtccaccttcttcttcttcttcttcttcttctacttcttcttactctgcttcttcctccttttcttctgcctgttcttctccttcttccttaCTTTCCTTCCTACTCATTCGCCGACCTTTCGTTCCATCCTCGCCAAGTATCCAGCGAGCTCGACTACATAATACAAGCGATCCTATACATACAAACAAGCACGCGCGCGTGTGCGTGCTCGTATAGAGACTCTCTGTATGTACAGTGTACACTTACGTGAGGTCCCGACACCATGGGCGCCTGCCTATCTGACATTGGGTGCCTGCCTACGAGGGCGAGTCCGcgacgttttttttttctttctttaccgACCTGGCTACCGACGGACGGACCCTGGGGAACCGTGTATTCCTTCCGAGGACCCTCCGGGGGCGTTGGAATTTCGCCAACGTTTCACGGATAGCCTTGTTTCCGATACGCGGAAACCCAGTCAGAATTCTATTGTACTCGACTCGCAACGGATATCCCAGGATATCCCGCTGCGAAAGAAACACCGCTGAGTGAAACGTGACCGTTAATACATTTAATCGCGCCGATGATATCCGACGATTAATTTTTTGCTTGATGCGTTTTGAGCGGCGTCGAGATCCAGGcgttggaaatataaatgattCTCTTCGCTATTGTTCCAACTTCGTTCGTATTCGTGTATGTATACTACGAATGTTTGCGCCTATTTACTATGCCTATACGATTTCCTATATTTCATTCGGTAATACGAGAGTCGAATTATTAGATATATATCGATGATTAATGTCTTCTGTTACAGATTTCGAATAGACAACACAGACCACATAATAGACGTGAACAAGAACAACGCGGCGTTCGAGTACGATCAAGTGAACATAATATGTCCTGTGTACCAGCCAGGAACGTATGACGAGGACGCGGAGAAGTATATTATTTACAACGTAAGTACTTTCGTATCGAATCGTAATGCTAAGAATCTTACCCTCGACATTGGTAGAAAGATCGTCACGAGTCCGAGCGTGTACCCTGGTCCCGCCATCCATAGTGGGATCAACAGATAAATCGAGTTACACGTCTGTCGACCCATTatgcgaaataaaaaattgtcaaaGGGCGTTCCGTGCTGTTTAGACAGCTGCTGCTACTCGAAACTCGTTCGTTAACTCGCTCATATCGGACCCCCAAGAACGACTTCCGCCTCGTAGCCAACTCTTGACATCGCGTTGCCCTCGAGGGGCTGTTCCAACGCTATTTCACccgcttttaaaaatattcatgacAAACTACCGTGTCGCCATTATTCCCGAATTAGAGAAACTCGTATATACAAGACCGATAACGATGTTTGTTCTTCGGACGAAAATTACAGAGTTTCATAAATCAAATTGTTGCTAGCATCGTGAAAATCTTTCGTTGTTCTGCTTTCCCTGTTCTTGCTTTTATCAGAGATTCCAACGGGCAGTTTCCAAAAGCTGCAACGCAAACGTCACGAATCATCGCCAAGATCTAATCATCTTATCCTACCCTCCTCGTATTGTTTCGTTCGAACTCAACGATACTTTCCTTACTCGAGATACTTTTTCTCCCTTAATCGTATCTTAAGAGGAGGGGAGGGGGGATGGATAGCGACGAACTAGCGAACGAACGAAAATCAGCTTTTTTTCACGGCTATTCGTTGCGAAGAATAGCTTTATCTTTGTAAAGAATCTTTGTTCGTATAGACTGGacaaaacgataaaaaaaaaaaaaagaaaagaaaaaacgttcAAGGACGTTCAACTCGTAGGTAACAAACAACTAACGTGGCGAATCGATTGGTACCGGGAACTTATAGGTGCATCGTATGTCTCACAGGTGTCTAAAGAGGAATACGAAACATGTCGGATAACGAATCCAAATCCACGGGTGATAGCAGTCTGTAACAACCCGTATAAGACCATGTACTTCACGATCACCTTCAGGCCGTTCACACCGCAACCTGAAGGTCTAGAGTTCCTGCCAGGCCACGATTACTATTTCATCAGCACTTCGTCCAAGGACGACCTTCATAAACGCATCGGTGGACGATGCACCAGTAACAACATGAAGGTGGTGTTCAAGGTGTGCTGCCGCAACGAGGCTGACACCTCGTCGTCATCGGCTACATCGCGCAACAATTGTGAGTATCCTTCGTTTTATTGTAAACACCGATACAAGTATCACCATTTTCTTGTTAATATCGATTTGTTCGCGTAACCAGAAGATATTCTTCTCTATTCGCATTGACGCGAAATTTTTAAAGACGTTCGATGCACATGCACATTAGAGAAACGATCGAATTCGCGAGCGTTTTCATCTTCGGTCCCATTTACAAGCATTGCTTAAATATTCCTATTGCGAAATCGTTCCGACATACGAAAACCTTTGTCCTACCGAAAGGTATTCTAACGGGGTCCGATTATCATAATCTGAAATTATAGTCGTCGTATAGGTCGTCTACGCCGCCTTTTCATTTCGCGTGTAAATCACGTTTAAAACCTTCACGGTTTCGCTCGTGCGTGCGAGCTCCCTTCGTCCACACTCGTGGATGAAACGATTGGAAGAAGGGCCGTGTCATAAATTCATTATCCCCTAATCAGTTACAAAGGGAAGGACTACTCGTAACGACAGACGGTCTACGCCGATTCCTTGATCTTCCGCTGCGAACACGATCCACCCTCGATCCCCCTCTCTGTTTTCCCGCTCGTACAGACGGCCAGCCCGTGCTCCTCCCCTCTTAAATAATCCCTATCAATTATAATTCTTAGCCGTGCACACCATTTGTTGCGGTTAGAGGACCAACGCTGACCCAGAACACAATAAATTCCACTATTTCATTCTAGCCCGTTCTCTTCTCTCCCTAATTCGTTCCAACCGTCCTCCCAACACCTCCTCCACCTCCTACCCGCTACCACCGACCCAACACTCGTCGGAGACGATTCATGCGCCGTAATGACTAGCTATTTCGCCGGCCGAGAACTCTGAACTCCCTttccctctttccctctttcacCATTCGGTGTCTCGGGCATTCAAGATTCCAGCAGGCTCTCCACCGACCTCGAAATCCTTCCGCGGCTTTCTACTGTGCCGTGTTGCGGGATCAGACTGTGAGCACCGACGCTCGTACGTCGTACGATGCCCTACGATTACTATCAGCGGCCACGAACCGCGAGAAATGTTAATCTCGCGGAAAATTTCAGACTGGCTCCTCTGCTTTACGCCGCGAGCGCTTTGCGCGGCGAAAGACATTTACGCCGGCAATTAGCCGGCGAAAATGCGAAATTAATCTTCGACTTTATTCCACCGGTACAAGTTCATTCTCCCCGAGGTCTTTGCGCCTGTGAATTTCGGCCGAGAACATAAAGCATTTGTCATTCATTACGGTTATCGTGTTccctttcaattttttatttctatttcttttttccttctttttttttcacttcCCTTCGCTTTATCGCTGAAAGTCGATCAGCTTCAGGAATGAACTTTGACCGCAAATTGCGTAAATTTCGATTTAAAGTCGCATAATAAAgaagattattttttcttttatatatcgcATAAACGTTTTAAACATCGGACATCGAACATCGGACGCAGTAACAAGAATTCACGTTCCCATCGTTTTCCCGTGGCGATCATCGCGGATGTTCGATCAAACTTTTACGATACCGCATTTACGGTTATGATTGTAACGG
Coding sequences within:
- the LOC100644552 gene encoding ephrin-B1 isoform X2, with translation MILFAIVPTSFVFVFRIDNTDHIIDVNKNNAAFEYDQVNIICPVYQPGTYDEDAEKYIIYNVSKEEYETCRITNPNPRVIAVCNNPYKTMYFTITFRPFTPQPEGLEFLPGHDYYFISTSSKDDLHKRIGGRCTSNNMKVVFKVCCRNEADTSSSSATSRNNSVAVTSSTVPSSSSTSTAVLGGGAVGIPPPPPPSVVKNGGPDRFYPGGSIHHHHDHHQPATAAPTLPHVPPPAIYPVHPHQPPIHNGPPSSSPPKTSIGQKKKNKEYSDHPNEVVKNEELTYNGASSSRVQDRYYQLVMVLTGSLFISAIMPQLLR